The Actinosynnema mirum DSM 43827 genomic interval CCCAGTCCGCCTCCCCGTCCCGCTCCTCCGCGCCGTCCACCTCGGCATCCCCCTCGGCGTCCACCTCCAGAGGGGGCGGCGACACCTCCGCCGCCGTGGCCGCCTGGGCCGCCGAGCTGTCCAAGAAGATCGAGGTCCCCGCGCGGGCGCTGCGCGCCTACGGCGAGGCCGAGCTGCTGCTGCGCGAGGAGCTGCCCCGGTGCGGCATCACGTGGGCGACGCTCGCGGGCATCGGCCGCATCGAGTCGCACCACGGCACCATCGGCGGGCTCAAGCTCGGCGAGGACGGCAGGCCCAACGAGCCGATCATCGGCATCCCGCTCGACGGCGGCCCCGGCGTGAAGGCCATCGAGGACACCGACGGCGGCAAGCTCGACGGCGACACCGAGTGGGACCGCGCGGTCGGGCCGATGCAGTTCATCCCGACCACGTGGGCGCGCTACGGGATGCGCGCCAGCGGGGACGGGAAGGACCCCGACCCGCAGAACATCGACGACGCGGCGCTCACCGCCGGGCGGTACCTGTGCGTCAGCGGCGGCGAGATGACCAGCGGCGCCGGGTGGTGGCGCGGGGTGATGACCTACAACGAGTCGGTGGAGTACGCGCGCAACGTGTTCAGCGGCGCGGACGCGTACGCCCGCGCGAGCGTGGGGGCTCCGGCCCCGACCGGCAAGCTGACGGGCTGAGCTGGCCGCTGGGCGGGTCGCAGGGCGGACCCGCGACACGCCCGGCCGCGCGGCTGTTTCGCGCCGGTCGCCCCGTGCTTCGGGAAGCCGATGCCGGAGGGCCGGGAGAGCGCTCTCCCGGCCCGCTCCGGGCCCTCGGCGGGCTCACCCCGAGGCGTCGCGCTCCACGGCCAGGCGGGCGCTCAGCTCGCCCAGCGCCTCCTGGTACTCCGGCGTCGGGTTCATCGCGACGGCCATCCTGAACTGGGTCAGCGCCTCCGGCAGCCGGGACTGCCGCTGCAGCGTCCTGCCCAGCGCGAACCGCGCGTAGTAGTCGGACGGGTCGATCTCCAGGACCTTCCTGAACGCCCCCTCGGCGCGGCTGAACTGCGCCGACCCCAGGTAGGCCCGCCCGGCGAGCAGGTGCACGGAGGGTTCCCCAGGGGCCTCCTCCAGTACCGGTTCCAGCGCGCGCAGCGCCTCCAGAGGACGGCGCTCCGCCAGCAGTGCCTCCGCCTTGCGGAAGGCGTCGAACGTGCTCTCGGCCATCGTTGCCACGGTACTCGCGCACCCCGCGCCCGTTCGACCACCAGCCGGATGACCACCGCCGTCACCGCAGGTGGCGACCAGGTTGACCGTTCCAGGTGGACGAGCCGCCCCGAGCACC includes:
- a CDS encoding lytic transglycosylase domain-containing protein translates to MVVPPQSKPAPNRRSRRGAFFGRFVLVLILLGAVAGGAYGIAMLGRTPRAEPEPPFQVPFQELEPGSAVPNAAGEPTAAPGASPSGSQSASPSRSSAPSTSASPSASTSRGGGDTSAAVAAWAAELSKKIEVPARALRAYGEAELLLREELPRCGITWATLAGIGRIESHHGTIGGLKLGEDGRPNEPIIGIPLDGGPGVKAIEDTDGGKLDGDTEWDRAVGPMQFIPTTWARYGMRASGDGKDPDPQNIDDAALTAGRYLCVSGGEMTSGAGWWRGVMTYNESVEYARNVFSGADAYARASVGAPAPTGKLTG
- a CDS encoding tetratricopeptide repeat protein, encoding MAESTFDAFRKAEALLAERRPLEALRALEPVLEEAPGEPSVHLLAGRAYLGSAQFSRAEGAFRKVLEIDPSDYYARFALGRTLQRQSRLPEALTQFRMAVAMNPTPEYQEALGELSARLAVERDASG